Below is a window of Enterococcus gilvus ATCC BAA-350 DNA.
GGGTCCGTATAACAAAGGATGACTAGCGGTTTATTTTTTTCGCCCTGTTTCGCGGCTTCTTCGATTGCTTGGATATCGTGACCATCCACTGAGATCGCCTTTGCACCAAATGCGGTGAACCGATCTTCTAAAGGTTCGATGGCCATGACTTTTTTTGTCTCGCCTTCGACTTGCTGCCCATTGATATCAACCAATAAAACAAGATTATCTAGTTCATAAAAGGCTGCCGCTTGAATGGCTTCCCATAGTTGTCCTTCTTCCATTTCTCCATCGGACATCATGACAAAGACGCGTCCTTCTTCACCACGTAATTTCCGAGCATGTGCAGTGCCGCCAGCGACACTGATTGCTTGATCAAGTGTTCCTGCCGCGTTTTCAAAGCCAGGTGTATGATTTGCTCCAATCATTTCCATGGAATAACCATCACGATTGAACATTTCCAATGCGGCTTCATCTAAACGGTCTGCTTCGATTAAAGCGGCATAAACAGGAGCTGCATAATGTGCAGGTGAAATAAAGAACCGATCATACGGTGCTTTTAATGATCCGTGGTAGGCTGCCCCCTGAATATAATCCATGTTTTCTTTTGACGGAGTTCCTGGAAATTTTTCGGGTAAGCGTGGGGCCTCGCTTTTACTGAGATGTAAAACACGTAAATACAAAGTAGCGAAAAGTTCTGCAGAAGAGCAAGCTTGCGAAAGGTAACAGCCGTTTCGTTCGAGTGTCAATTTTAATACGTGTTTGCGAATGTTTGTTGCCGCCATTTCGACATCAGCGATTGTGTAATTGTTTTCCATGATAAAACTCCTTTGTTATAGTATTGTATTTATTTTTGACCATAGTTATTTTGATAGAAATCAAAAACCTCAGAGATATACTCGTCATCCAATGGCTGCAATTCAGGATTTAATGAACGGGCATAAAAAACACTCTGAGTGGTTTCTTCTAAAATGACCGCATTTTTCAGGGAGTGGGTAGCAGATTTTCCTACGGTGAAAACACCGTGGTTTTTTAATAGTATTGCTGGACAGTTTGTTTCTTGGTAGCACCGGACGATCTCGGCACCGATGGCCTTTTCACCAACGGCAGCGATTTTAGAGAGAGGGATCGTTTTTCCAAAAACGGCTGCAGAAGTAGTTGTATAAATAGGAAGAGATTCTCCAGCGATCGAAAAAGCAGTTGCGTATGGAGAGTGCGTGTGTGTGATTCCGTAAACTTCAGGACAATGATTGTATACATATAAGTGTGATTCTGTATCAACGGAAGGAGATAAACGTCCCTCAATCACAGTTCCTGCTAAATCAACAACAATCATGTCGTCAGGTGTTAAATCATCAAAATGAATACCGCTGGGTTTGATGACCACGTATTCCGTCTCAGGATCTTTTGCACTGACATTTCCGCTCGTCCACAATACCAATCCATTTTTAGGAAGCGCTTTATTTTCCTTGCATACCGTCTCTTTTAGTTGCTCAAGCATAGCAATACCTCCAATGTGTTTTTTACATTATTTCACTAT
It encodes the following:
- a CDS encoding L-ribulose-5-phosphate 4-epimerase; amino-acid sequence: MLEQLKETVCKENKALPKNGLVLWTSGNVSAKDPETEYVVIKPSGIHFDDLTPDDMIVVDLAGTVIEGRLSPSVDTESHLYVYNHCPEVYGITHTHSPYATAFSIAGESLPIYTTTSAAVFGKTIPLSKIAAVGEKAIGAEIVRCYQETNCPAILLKNHGVFTVGKSATHSLKNAVILEETTQSVFYARSLNPELQPLDDEYISEVFDFYQNNYGQK
- a CDS encoding transketolase; its protein translation is MENNYTIADVEMAATNIRKHVLKLTLERNGCYLSQACSSAELFATLYLRVLHLSKSEAPRLPEKFPGTPSKENMDYIQGAAYHGSLKAPYDRFFISPAHYAAPVYAALIEADRLDEAALEMFNRDGYSMEMIGANHTPGFENAAGTLDQAISVAGGTAHARKLRGEEGRVFVMMSDGEMEEGQLWEAIQAAAFYELDNLVLLVDINGQQVEGETKKVMAIEPLEDRFTAFGAKAISVDGHDIQAIEEAAKQGEKNKPLVILCYTDPTQGIPYLNERRPILHFVRLKQGEEFDKYAKFYNEM